In Candidatus Nanosynbacter lyticus, one genomic interval encodes:
- the truB gene encoding tRNA pseudouridine(55) synthase TruB has translation MDEVILIDKPQGLTSFGVVARLRRVLSNQAGKKVKVGHTGTLDPFATGLMIIVTGKKCREAETFTKLDKWYEAEIVLGEKSSTGDPEGEIAEVSDYKPSVEEIQQVIGQFVGKIEQTPPIFSAIKINGQRAYKLAREGKQVEIPKRTVEIYSLELLSYEYPKLRIKTHVSSGTYIRTLAVDIGDRLNTGAYCENLRRTQIADYSIKEAKTLADFGITS, from the coding sequence ATGGATGAAGTCATTCTTATAGATAAGCCACAAGGTTTGACTAGCTTTGGGGTGGTGGCGCGCTTGCGACGAGTTTTATCTAATCAAGCGGGTAAGAAAGTGAAAGTTGGCCACACGGGTACGCTTGATCCGTTTGCGACAGGATTAATGATTATTGTGACAGGAAAGAAATGTCGGGAAGCCGAGACGTTTACTAAGCTAGATAAATGGTATGAGGCGGAGATTGTCTTAGGAGAGAAAAGCTCGACGGGTGATCCTGAGGGCGAAATTGCCGAAGTGTCTGACTATAAGCCGAGTGTAGAGGAGATTCAGCAGGTAATCGGTCAGTTTGTGGGGAAAATTGAACAGACCCCGCCTATTTTTAGCGCAATAAAAATTAACGGTCAGCGAGCTTATAAATTGGCGCGCGAAGGGAAGCAGGTGGAGATCCCAAAGCGTACAGTGGAGATTTATTCACTAGAATTGTTGTCCTATGAATATCCTAAGTTAAGAATCAAAACTCATGTTTCCAGCGGAACTTATATCCGAACATTAGCGGTGGATATTGGTGATAGATTAAATACGGGTGCGTATTGTGAGAATTTGCGCCGCACACAAATAGCCGATTATTCTATTAAGGAAGCGAAGACCTTGGCGGATTTTGGAATTACTAGCTAA
- the rpsO gene encoding 30S ribosomal protein S15 produces MISKDNKAKAIALTQVNKNDVGSPQAQVSVLTARIKEVTEHLKANKHDFMARRGLIQMVGKRKRLLKYLERTDFESYKAVVAKLGLRK; encoded by the coding sequence ATGATTAGCAAAGATAATAAAGCAAAAGCAATTGCTTTGACTCAGGTCAATAAAAACGACGTCGGTAGCCCACAGGCTCAAGTGTCGGTTTTAACGGCTCGTATCAAAGAGGTCACGGAGCATCTGAAGGCGAATAAACACGACTTTATGGCGCGCCGCGGCTTGATCCAAATGGTTGGTAAGCGCAAACGCTTGCTGAAATATTTGGAGCGAACTGATTTTGAGAGCTACAAAGCAGTTGTTGCCAAGTTAGGTTTGCGTAAATAA
- a CDS encoding DHH family phosphoesterase, giving the protein MSNGSAKQKVVQSIKDVTNILVTVSSSPSVDELSAALGLTIFLNKLGKHATAVFSGDIPPAITFLNPDKTFEQTTDSLRDFIIALDKEKADHLRYKLVDDAVKIFITPYRTTISDKDLEFSQGDYNVELVLALNVENSESIDTALTAHGKILHDATVISITAGDVKSGLGSIDWHEGSTSGVSEMIVELINDLKTPKVTLDEQMATALLTGIVAVTERFSNDNTSSKVMTTAAELMAAGANQQLVISKIAESETEDKPKEIEQVKKEVPAKDKDDSSEDKADEVEEAEESEQADGTLSISHEKKGDVDEVAEQTVKEKQEESARVAEEKLANIKPIKEEVRVEEEEPSEKIVAKELSFEETPLMGGTLNATTTQAAEDKIRALASDQNKTILTHSKYVGDSTPSFGDTPLNAAMGASDEPPKIDPFATTNAEQRLSTIPVAPQSDESIIAAITNDTNQLSAPVAVEPNQVSVSPEPVLAAPLQPENTANEISLPMPPAIPDFSALPPMPPAPTGVDTAGLPQLSPLGVAPEPVAAEVAPAPALPTQPIQNTGEFNPGQFQIPGQK; this is encoded by the coding sequence ATGTCAAACGGATCAGCAAAACAAAAAGTAGTCCAGAGCATCAAGGATGTAACTAATATTTTGGTGACGGTCAGCTCCAGTCCGTCAGTCGATGAATTATCGGCAGCATTAGGATTGACGATTTTCCTTAACAAACTTGGCAAACACGCTACAGCGGTGTTTAGTGGTGATATTCCGCCAGCTATTACTTTTCTTAATCCTGATAAAACGTTTGAGCAGACAACAGATTCTTTACGTGATTTTATTATTGCCTTAGATAAGGAAAAGGCTGACCATTTGCGCTATAAACTTGTTGATGATGCGGTGAAGATCTTTATTACGCCATACCGAACGACGATTTCTGACAAAGATTTAGAATTCTCACAGGGTGATTATAATGTTGAGTTAGTTTTGGCGTTGAATGTTGAGAATAGTGAAAGTATTGATACAGCGTTAACGGCACACGGTAAGATTTTGCATGATGCTACGGTTATCTCGATAACAGCGGGCGACGTAAAGAGCGGCTTGGGGTCGATTGATTGGCATGAGGGTAGTACTAGTGGCGTAAGTGAGATGATTGTTGAACTGATTAATGACTTGAAGACGCCGAAGGTAACTTTGGATGAACAGATGGCAACCGCACTGTTGACGGGAATTGTGGCCGTTACTGAGCGCTTTAGTAATGACAATACTTCATCAAAGGTTATGACTACTGCAGCAGAACTGATGGCAGCAGGGGCAAATCAGCAATTAGTAATATCAAAGATTGCCGAGAGCGAGACAGAAGATAAGCCTAAGGAAATTGAACAAGTTAAAAAAGAAGTTCCAGCCAAAGACAAAGATGATTCATCCGAAGATAAGGCAGATGAAGTAGAGGAAGCCGAAGAATCAGAGCAGGCAGACGGAACGTTGTCAATTAGCCACGAAAAGAAGGGTGACGTTGATGAAGTAGCTGAGCAGACGGTAAAAGAAAAGCAGGAAGAGTCTGCTAGGGTTGCTGAAGAGAAATTAGCCAACATTAAGCCGATTAAGGAAGAAGTTCGAGTAGAGGAAGAGGAGCCTAGCGAAAAAATAGTCGCCAAAGAGCTTTCCTTTGAGGAAACGCCATTGATGGGTGGCACGCTAAATGCGACTACTACGCAGGCTGCCGAGGATAAGATAAGGGCGCTAGCTAGTGACCAGAATAAGACCATCTTAACTCATAGTAAGTATGTGGGTGATAGCACACCATCATTTGGCGACACGCCGTTGAATGCGGCTATGGGGGCTTCTGACGAACCGCCAAAAATTGACCCATTTGCTACAACTAACGCTGAACAAAGATTGTCGACAATACCTGTTGCTCCTCAATCTGATGAGTCAATTATTGCGGCAATTACCAATGATACAAACCAACTAAGCGCGCCGGTAGCCGTAGAGCCAAATCAAGTTAGTGTCTCTCCTGAGCCTGTTCTAGCTGCTCCGTTACAACCTGAGAATACGGCTAACGAGATTTCTTTACCGATGCCACCAGCAATTCCAGATTTTAGTGCACTGCCACCAATGCCACCAGCGCCAACCGGTGTTGATACCGCTGGATTACCGCAACTTTCGCCACTAGGCGTAGCGCCTGAACCGGTAGCTGCTGAAGTAGCTCCAGCACCGGCGCTGCCGACTCAGCCAATTCAAAATACCGGGGAATTTAATCCAGGTCAATTCCAGATTCCAGGGCAAAAATAG
- the holA gene encoding DNA polymerase III subunit delta — MIYLLYGENEFEKRAALAELIGGENVERHDGESLSLNGMQEIAIGQTLFMDSSRYLISRLSENNEVWSQLPDMKFDEDRTIILVEDKIDKRTKTYKWLQKNAQVREFLPLSERQKSQLLKWCQAEVKNRGYDLTNQQAEIIVGRLGFDQLRLSNFLDQLALAEDVTDELIDDFIPLARAENVFDLFVSVLAGDRDKVHDIIGYLESESGIDGAYQTMGLLASQATNLTALILADGDSGAVASDFSVNPYVLRRLASLSKGIDKKRLRRINEALFRADLQMKTTSVNPWLLIEVALADIG, encoded by the coding sequence ATGATCTATCTTCTTTATGGTGAAAATGAGTTTGAAAAGCGAGCAGCGCTAGCAGAGTTGATTGGCGGTGAGAACGTGGAGCGTCACGATGGCGAGAGTCTGTCGCTAAATGGTATGCAGGAAATAGCAATCGGTCAAACATTATTTATGGATTCCTCAAGATACTTGATTTCGAGATTAAGTGAAAATAATGAAGTTTGGTCGCAACTACCAGATATGAAGTTTGATGAAGATCGGACAATTATTCTGGTAGAAGATAAAATTGACAAGCGAACAAAAACCTACAAATGGCTTCAAAAAAATGCTCAGGTTAGAGAGTTTTTACCGTTAAGCGAGCGCCAAAAGTCACAACTTTTAAAGTGGTGCCAAGCAGAGGTAAAAAATCGTGGATATGATTTAACGAATCAGCAGGCGGAGATAATTGTTGGCCGCTTAGGGTTTGATCAGTTGCGATTGAGTAATTTTCTGGATCAGCTAGCGTTAGCGGAGGACGTTACAGATGAATTGATTGATGATTTCATTCCGCTGGCGCGAGCAGAAAACGTATTTGATTTGTTCGTTTCGGTGCTAGCAGGAGACCGCGATAAAGTTCACGACATAATTGGCTATCTGGAGTCGGAAAGTGGCATTGATGGTGCTTATCAGACAATGGGATTATTAGCCTCTCAGGCAACCAATTTGACGGCGTTAATTTTAGCGGATGGTGATAGTGGTGCGGTGGCATCAGATTTTTCTGTTAATCCGTATGTTTTACGGCGATTGGCCTCATTGTCAAAAGGTATTGATAAAAAGCGGTTGAGGCGAATTAACGAGGCTTTATTTAGGGCTGATTTACAGATGAAAACAACCTCGGTCAATCCGTGGCTTCTTATAGAGGTGGCTTTGGCTGACATCGGCTAG
- the rpsT gene encoding 30S ribosomal protein S20 codes for MPIIKSAIKRAKQTLKRRERNIGIKKDIKTAVKAFSAAPSAKTLSAAQSEIDAAVKKGLIKKNTAARRKSALSKIAKKAGVTLEAAKKPAVKPAATKKPATAKKTTAKKAPAKKSAAKKTTK; via the coding sequence ATGCCAATAATCAAATCCGCCATCAAGCGCGCTAAACAAACTCTAAAACGCCGTGAACGCAATATCGGCATTAAAAAAGATATCAAGACTGCCGTTAAGGCTTTCTCTGCAGCCCCAAGCGCCAAGACACTTTCTGCAGCTCAAAGTGAAATCGACGCCGCTGTTAAAAAGGGCCTGATTAAAAAGAATACTGCTGCTCGCCGAAAAAGCGCGTTGAGCAAAATTGCTAAAAAAGCAGGTGTTACTTTAGAAGCTGCCAAAAAGCCAGCTGTCAAGCCAGCTGCCACTAAAAAACCAGCAACTGCTAAGAAAACTACAGCTAAAAAGGCTCCGGCAAAGAAGTCGGCTGCCAAGAAAACTACAAAGTAA
- the pnp gene encoding polyribonucleotide nucleotidyltransferase has protein sequence MSIINPSGKEIFSVTTEFCGRPLTLEVNRVGFRTTGSVLVRYGDTVVLGSAQVSSRPVQMDYFPLSIDYEEKFYAAGKISGSRFIKREGRPSDEAVLIGRLIDRPIRPLFPKGYRQEVQVVATVLSMDPDFRPDVIAMIAASSALMLTGTPFDGPVSGLRVGRVNGEFKAFLTQEEREKSDLDLVVAGIESGITMVEAGAKEVSEDVIVDAMAWAHQMMQPAITLQRELAEKVAPAPQEYTLILPDESIQQTVDEWAKGKFGEKLRRPYPERNEMISQIRAEFHEAMAEKLGMDEEEYNEVRGDYDEAFTLALHKDVRQGIVAEQVRPDGRQLTEIRPLSSEVGFLPRAHGSSLFTRGVTQGMNIVTLAPLSYSQLVDTMEVNDGERRYMHHYNAPGYTVGEVKRMGSPGRREIGHGYLAERALLPVLPAEEDFPYAIRSVTEIMSQNGSTSMAATCSSCLALMDAGVPLSAPVSGIAMGLMMDGDTPYVLSDIADAEDFAGDMDFKVTGTAKGITALQMDMKVHGLPVAVLRQAIEQSKAGRAHILQHMLSVLATPRDQLSPYAPRIEKIKIDPDKIGAVIGKGGETINKITSETGAEVDIKEDGLITIASPNGESIEKALNWIKSLVEEPEVGKVYKGKVVSIKDFGAFVNILPGVDGMVHISKLAEGRVNKVTDVVKEGQSVRVKITGIDERGKINLTMIGL, from the coding sequence ATGAGTATTATTAATCCAAGCGGCAAGGAGATTTTTAGCGTTACCACTGAGTTTTGTGGTCGGCCGCTGACACTAGAGGTAAACCGCGTTGGCTTTCGGACAACTGGTAGCGTGCTAGTGCGTTACGGCGATACCGTGGTTTTGGGTAGTGCGCAGGTGAGCAGTCGCCCAGTCCAGATGGACTATTTTCCATTATCGATTGATTATGAAGAAAAGTTTTATGCAGCGGGTAAAATTTCCGGTAGCCGATTTATTAAGCGTGAAGGTCGTCCAAGTGACGAGGCTGTGCTGATTGGTCGGTTGATTGATCGTCCAATTCGTCCGCTATTTCCGAAGGGCTACCGCCAAGAAGTGCAGGTTGTAGCAACAGTACTAAGCATGGATCCTGATTTCCGCCCAGATGTTATTGCGATGATTGCGGCGTCTAGTGCCTTAATGCTAACTGGCACGCCTTTTGACGGTCCAGTGTCTGGTCTGCGTGTCGGCCGCGTCAATGGAGAATTTAAGGCATTCTTAACGCAGGAAGAGCGCGAAAAGTCGGATCTTGATTTGGTGGTGGCTGGTATTGAAAGTGGTATCACTATGGTTGAGGCTGGTGCTAAAGAAGTCTCAGAAGATGTTATTGTCGATGCTATGGCGTGGGCGCACCAGATGATGCAGCCAGCAATTACCCTGCAGCGGGAATTGGCGGAAAAAGTTGCGCCAGCTCCGCAGGAATATACCTTAATCTTGCCAGATGAATCAATTCAGCAGACAGTTGATGAGTGGGCTAAGGGTAAGTTTGGTGAAAAACTTCGTCGCCCATATCCAGAGCGTAATGAAATGATTAGTCAGATTCGTGCTGAATTCCATGAGGCGATGGCGGAAAAACTTGGTATGGATGAGGAAGAATATAATGAGGTACGTGGTGATTATGATGAGGCGTTTACTTTGGCGCTTCATAAAGATGTACGTCAGGGAATTGTTGCAGAACAAGTCCGTCCTGATGGTCGACAATTAACAGAAATTCGTCCGCTTAGCTCGGAAGTTGGCTTCTTGCCGCGCGCTCACGGCTCCAGTCTGTTTACTCGCGGCGTGACGCAGGGTATGAACATTGTTACTTTGGCGCCGCTGAGCTATTCACAACTCGTTGACACAATGGAAGTTAATGATGGCGAACGACGCTATATGCACCATTACAATGCGCCAGGCTATACAGTCGGTGAAGTTAAGCGAATGGGTAGCCCGGGTCGACGTGAAATTGGGCACGGTTATTTGGCGGAACGAGCGCTGTTGCCAGTATTGCCAGCAGAAGAAGACTTTCCTTATGCTATTCGTTCTGTGACAGAAATAATGAGCCAGAACGGCTCAACGTCGATGGCGGCAACTTGTTCAAGCTGTTTGGCGTTGATGGATGCGGGTGTGCCATTGTCGGCTCCAGTTAGTGGAATTGCTATGGGTCTGATGATGGACGGTGATACTCCGTATGTACTGAGTGATATTGCTGACGCTGAAGACTTCGCTGGCGATATGGACTTTAAGGTTACAGGTACAGCAAAGGGAATCACTGCTCTCCAGATGGATATGAAGGTGCATGGCCTACCAGTGGCGGTGCTGCGTCAAGCAATTGAGCAGAGTAAGGCCGGTCGCGCGCACATCTTGCAGCATATGCTGAGTGTGTTGGCTACTCCACGTGATCAGCTTAGTCCGTATGCGCCACGAATTGAGAAGATTAAGATTGATCCAGATAAGATTGGTGCGGTGATTGGTAAGGGTGGAGAGACCATCAATAAGATTACCTCAGAAACCGGTGCTGAAGTTGATATTAAGGAAGATGGTTTGATTACAATAGCTAGCCCTAATGGTGAATCAATTGAAAAGGCACTGAATTGGATTAAGAGCTTGGTCGAGGAGCCAGAAGTTGGCAAGGTTTATAAGGGTAAAGTCGTCAGTATTAAGGACTTTGGTGCTTTTGTAAATATTCTGCCGGGCGTTGATGGCATGGTGCACATTTCAAAGTTAGCCGAAGGTCGAGTCAATAAGGTCACTGATGTAGTTAAAGAGGGCCAGTCGGTTCGCGTAAAAATTACTGGAATTGATGAGCGCGGTAAAATCAATTTGACGATGATCGGTTTGTAA
- a CDS encoding sortase — translation MSLHLESATKRRKNYILPIIAVIMIASGIYLLVLISTPLIMSQTINPKNNSTSQLISKTKDKITENRLYIPKIDINLPYASGGAETMEHGAWWRKPENGNPKDGGNFVLSAHRFIMGLTPRQTLRKSPFYNIDKLMVGDEMVIDYNGARYIYVISEKRSVKPEAIEIEQRTDQPQLTLYSCTLGGANDGRDVLIAKLKK, via the coding sequence ATGTCACTTCATCTAGAATCGGCTACCAAACGACGAAAAAATTACATTCTGCCAATAATCGCAGTAATAATGATTGCTAGTGGAATATATCTATTGGTGCTTATTAGTACACCACTTATCATGTCTCAAACCATCAACCCAAAGAACAATTCCACCTCACAGCTTATAAGTAAGACTAAGGATAAAATCACCGAAAATCGACTTTATATCCCAAAAATTGATATAAATCTGCCGTACGCATCTGGCGGTGCAGAAACTATGGAACACGGTGCTTGGTGGCGTAAACCAGAGAATGGTAACCCGAAGGATGGCGGTAATTTTGTTTTATCCGCACACCGTTTCATTATGGGCTTGACCCCTCGGCAAACACTTAGAAAATCACCGTTTTACAATATTGATAAACTGATGGTTGGCGATGAGATGGTTATCGATTATAATGGAGCGCGCTACATTTATGTCATCAGCGAAAAACGTAGCGTTAAACCAGAGGCAATAGAAATCGAACAACGCACCGATCAACCGCAATTGACGCTTTATTCCTGTACTTTAGGCGGTGCCAACGACGGACGCGACGTACTTATTGCCAAGTTGAAAAAATAA